In Oncorhynchus tshawytscha isolate Ot180627B linkage group LG23, Otsh_v2.0, whole genome shotgun sequence, the following proteins share a genomic window:
- the hormad1 gene encoding HORMA domain-containing protein 1 isoform X2 produces the protein MACEQRLRAAQGTQLLPNVVSTEQQSLIVVKKLLAIAVSSITYLRGLFPEKAYGRKYVEEQKVMILREERTCPGASQIVQWMHGCFDALQRKYLRTVVMSIYTDPENPKKVTECYQFKVQYTEKGPKIDFESKNSKNLGKLACSSTKKSSILLVRKLYTLMQNLGPLPDNVCLNMKLSYYDDVTPQDYQPPGFMEGDGDSMQFEKEPVNLTMGEVVTPFHTLKVDVTTERERLEQVDDEQPICVRDKWELKMEEGGTVTKISSQQTRMIKVMENPDNDIYLDNSEVQVNCQEKMEVCEESTENSQMDTLGKRTSDLEVVIKRTRSGRVTRSTLERKAETEMHSVKKKKPSPIEDKMISQFEFPCSQDVQASVPKKRKFSEPKERY, from the exons ATGGCCTGTGAACAACGTTTGCGGGCTGCTCAG GGCACCCAGTTGCTGCCAAATGTAGTTTCAACAGAGCAGCAGTCCTTGATTGTTGTGAAGAAACTGCTGGCCATTGCAGTCTCCAGCATCACTTATCTCAGGGGTCTTTTCCCAGAAAAAGCTTATGGGAGAAAATATGTTGAAG AGCAGAAAGTTATGATCCTCAGGGAGGAGCGCACCTGCCCTGGTGCCAGTCAGATTGTACAGTG GATGCATGGATGCTTTGATGCCCTTCAGAGAAAATAC TTGCGGACGGTcgttatgtct ATATACACAGACCCAGAGAATCCAAAG AAGGTTACTGAATGCTACCAGTTCAAAGTCCAATACACTGAAAAGGGACCCAAAATTGACTTTGAAAG caAAAACAGCAAGAATCTGGGAAAACTGGCTTGCAGCAGCACAAAAAAATCCAGCATCCTCCTGGTGCGTAAACTCTACACACTGATGCAGAACCTGGGTCCTCTGCCAGACAATGTCTGTCTTAACATGAAACTCTCCTACTACGACGACG TCACTCCCCAGGACTACCAGCCCCCAGGCTTCATGGAGGGGGACGGCGATAGCATGCAGTTTGAGAAGGAGCCCGTCAACCTGACCATGGGCGAGGTGGTCACTCCCTTCCACACCCTGAAGGTGGAcgtgaccacagagagagaaaggctggAGCAG GTTGATGACGAGCAGCCAATCTGCGTGAGGGACAAGTGGGAGCTGaagatggaggagggggggacAGTGACCAAGATCAGCAGTCAGCAG ACCCGCATGATAAAAGTCATGGAAAATCCGGACAACGACATTTACTTGGACAATTCCG AGGTCCAGGTGAACTGCCAGGAGAAGATGGAGGTGTGTGAGGAGAGCACAGAGAACtctcag ATGGACACTTTGGGAAAGAGGACATCTGACCTGGAAGTGGTCATTAAGAGGACCAGGAGCGGACGCGTCACCAGGTCCACCCTG gagAGAAAGGCTGAGACTGAGATGCACAGTGTCAAGAAGAAGAAGCCCTCTCCCATCGAAGACAAAATG ATATCGCAGTTCGAGTTCCCCTGCAGTCAGGATGTCCAGGCCTCTGTGCCGAAGAAACGTAAGTTCAGCGAACCCAAGGAACGCTACTGA
- the hormad1 gene encoding HORMA domain-containing protein 1 isoform X1: MACEQRLRAAQGTQLLPNVVSTEQQSLIVVKKLLAIAVSSITYLRGLFPEKAYGRKYVEEQKVMILREERTCPGASQIVQWMHGCFDALQRKYLRTVVMSIYTDPENPKKVTECYQFKVQYTEKGPKIDFESKNSKNLGKLACSSTKKSSILLVRKLYTLMQNLGPLPDNVCLNMKLSYYDDVTPQDYQPPGFMEGDGDSMQFEKEPVNLTMGEVVTPFHTLKVDVTTERERLEQVDDEQPICVRDKWELKMEEGGTVTKISSQQTRMIKVMENPDNDIYLDNSEVQVNCQEKMEVCEESTENSQMDTLGKRTSDLEVVIKRTRSGRVTRSTLERKAETEMHSVKKKKPSPIEDKMQISQFEFPCSQDVQASVPKKRKFSEPKERY, from the exons ATGGCCTGTGAACAACGTTTGCGGGCTGCTCAG GGCACCCAGTTGCTGCCAAATGTAGTTTCAACAGAGCAGCAGTCCTTGATTGTTGTGAAGAAACTGCTGGCCATTGCAGTCTCCAGCATCACTTATCTCAGGGGTCTTTTCCCAGAAAAAGCTTATGGGAGAAAATATGTTGAAG AGCAGAAAGTTATGATCCTCAGGGAGGAGCGCACCTGCCCTGGTGCCAGTCAGATTGTACAGTG GATGCATGGATGCTTTGATGCCCTTCAGAGAAAATAC TTGCGGACGGTcgttatgtct ATATACACAGACCCAGAGAATCCAAAG AAGGTTACTGAATGCTACCAGTTCAAAGTCCAATACACTGAAAAGGGACCCAAAATTGACTTTGAAAG caAAAACAGCAAGAATCTGGGAAAACTGGCTTGCAGCAGCACAAAAAAATCCAGCATCCTCCTGGTGCGTAAACTCTACACACTGATGCAGAACCTGGGTCCTCTGCCAGACAATGTCTGTCTTAACATGAAACTCTCCTACTACGACGACG TCACTCCCCAGGACTACCAGCCCCCAGGCTTCATGGAGGGGGACGGCGATAGCATGCAGTTTGAGAAGGAGCCCGTCAACCTGACCATGGGCGAGGTGGTCACTCCCTTCCACACCCTGAAGGTGGAcgtgaccacagagagagaaaggctggAGCAG GTTGATGACGAGCAGCCAATCTGCGTGAGGGACAAGTGGGAGCTGaagatggaggagggggggacAGTGACCAAGATCAGCAGTCAGCAG ACCCGCATGATAAAAGTCATGGAAAATCCGGACAACGACATTTACTTGGACAATTCCG AGGTCCAGGTGAACTGCCAGGAGAAGATGGAGGTGTGTGAGGAGAGCACAGAGAACtctcag ATGGACACTTTGGGAAAGAGGACATCTGACCTGGAAGTGGTCATTAAGAGGACCAGGAGCGGACGCGTCACCAGGTCCACCCTG gagAGAAAGGCTGAGACTGAGATGCACAGTGTCAAGAAGAAGAAGCCCTCTCCCATCGAAGACAAAATG CAGATATCGCAGTTCGAGTTCCCCTGCAGTCAGGATGTCCAGGCCTCTGTGCCGAAGAAACGTAAGTTCAGCGAACCCAAGGAACGCTACTGA